A genome region from Nocardioides cynanchi includes the following:
- a CDS encoding HpcH/HpaI aldolase/citrate lyase family protein, translated as MSDFRPRRSVLYMPASNERALEKAKTLPCDALILDLEDAVAPDAKPAARDAACAAAASGDYGHRELTIRVNGADTEWHRDDLAAACAAGPDAIVVPKVDSADAVLALVDAMASYDAPERTKLWAMVETPVAMLHAEDIAAASDRLTVLVMGTNDLAKELYAEHVPGRHPLLTGLGLALLAARATGRAILDGVYNDVQDTDGFLAECRQGREMGFDGKTLIHPGQVAGANAAFGPSEDAVADARGIVQAWADGAGAGVVTYRGRMIENLHVETARRTLAISEAIGNRHA; from the coding sequence GTGAGCGACTTCCGCCCGCGCCGCTCGGTGCTCTACATGCCGGCGTCCAACGAGCGGGCGCTGGAGAAGGCCAAGACGCTCCCCTGTGACGCGCTGATCCTCGACCTCGAGGACGCTGTCGCGCCCGACGCCAAGCCCGCCGCCCGCGACGCGGCGTGTGCCGCGGCCGCCAGCGGCGACTACGGCCATCGCGAGCTCACGATCCGGGTCAACGGCGCCGACACCGAGTGGCACCGCGACGACCTGGCCGCCGCCTGCGCCGCCGGCCCGGACGCGATCGTCGTACCGAAGGTCGACAGCGCCGACGCCGTGCTGGCCCTCGTCGACGCGATGGCGTCGTACGACGCCCCGGAGCGCACCAAGCTCTGGGCCATGGTCGAGACCCCGGTCGCGATGCTGCACGCGGAGGACATCGCCGCGGCCAGCGACCGCCTGACCGTGCTGGTGATGGGCACCAACGACCTGGCCAAGGAGCTGTACGCCGAGCACGTCCCCGGCCGGCATCCGCTGCTGACCGGGCTCGGCCTGGCCCTGCTCGCCGCCCGCGCGACGGGGAGAGCGATCCTCGACGGTGTCTACAACGACGTGCAGGACACCGACGGCTTCCTGGCCGAGTGCCGCCAGGGCCGGGAGATGGGGTTCGACGGCAAGACACTGATCCACCCAGGCCAGGTCGCGGGCGCGAACGCCGCGTTCGGGCCGAGCGAGGACGCCGTCGCGGACGCCCGCGGGATCGTCCAGGCGTGGGCGGACGGCGCCGGCGCGGGTGTGGTGACCTACCGCGGCCGGATGATCGAGAACCTCCACGTCGAGACCGCACGCCGTACGCTCGCCATCAGCGAGGCGATCGGCAACCGGCACGCCTGA
- a CDS encoding HpcH/HpaI aldolase/citrate lyase family protein, translating into MTGVRSAKDFFRPLAVGAPEPLREIPARPSRAIHFFDPSNAKMAAKVPTMVGTVDVLLGNLEDAVRADHKEAARHGLVEIARSTDFGSTQLWTRVNSLDSPWVLDDLTTLVTEIGDQLDVIMVPKVQGAEDIAYVDRLLAQLEARAGLTKPLLVHAILETARGVANVEEICGASPRMQGLSLGPADLAADRRMKTTRVGGGHPGYLVRQDPPRTADGADVDADRTTYQQDLWHYTIARMVDACAAHGIYPYYGPFGDIADTVACEDQFRNAYLLGCVGAWSLHPRQIEIANRVFSPSVEDIAHARRVVAALHANGNDGSGAVMLDGKMEDDASLKQCLVLVELAEQLAERDPDLRALYDGIGVDA; encoded by the coding sequence ATGACCGGTGTGCGCAGTGCCAAGGACTTCTTCCGGCCGCTTGCGGTCGGAGCCCCCGAGCCGCTCCGAGAGATCCCGGCCAGGCCGAGCCGGGCGATCCACTTCTTCGACCCGTCCAACGCCAAGATGGCGGCCAAGGTCCCGACCATGGTCGGCACCGTCGATGTGCTCCTGGGGAACCTCGAGGACGCCGTGAGGGCCGACCACAAGGAGGCCGCTCGGCACGGGCTGGTGGAGATCGCCCGGAGCACCGACTTCGGGAGCACCCAGCTGTGGACCCGGGTCAACTCCCTCGACAGCCCGTGGGTGCTCGACGACCTCACCACCCTGGTCACCGAGATCGGCGACCAGCTCGACGTGATCATGGTGCCCAAGGTGCAGGGCGCCGAGGACATCGCGTACGTCGACCGGTTGCTCGCCCAGCTCGAGGCCCGGGCCGGCCTCACGAAGCCCCTGCTGGTGCACGCGATCCTCGAGACCGCACGCGGCGTCGCCAACGTCGAGGAGATCTGTGGCGCGAGCCCGCGGATGCAGGGGCTGAGCCTCGGCCCGGCCGACCTGGCCGCCGACCGCCGGATGAAGACCACCCGGGTCGGCGGTGGCCACCCCGGCTACCTGGTCCGCCAGGACCCGCCCCGGACCGCCGACGGCGCCGACGTCGACGCCGACCGCACGACGTACCAGCAGGACCTGTGGCACTACACGATCGCCCGGATGGTCGACGCCTGCGCGGCGCACGGGATCTACCCCTACTACGGCCCGTTCGGCGACATCGCCGACACGGTCGCGTGCGAGGACCAGTTCCGCAACGCCTACCTGCTCGGCTGCGTCGGCGCCTGGAGCCTGCACCCCCGGCAGATCGAGATCGCCAACCGGGTCTTCTCCCCCAGCGTCGAGGACATCGCGCACGCGCGTCGGGTCGTCGCGGCGCTGCACGCCAACGGGAACGACGGCAGTGGGGCGGTGATGCTCGACGGCAAGATGGAGGACGACGCCTCGCTGAAGCAGTGCCTGGTCCTGGTCGAGCTCGCCGAGCAGTTGGCCGAGCGCGACCCCGACCTCAGGGCGCTCTACGACGGGATCGGGGTCGACGCGTGA
- a CDS encoding MerR family transcriptional regulator, with protein sequence MERMTIGDFAREAGLTPKALRLYDEMGLIVPADVDAVSGYRYYGDDQLERARLVSRLRLVGMPLARIHRVADLPRESAAAEVASYWRQVEADTRTRRARVHAFVAEMRAKETHMSGISTQRCEVASRLEQGHRTEQRDATHAGERLWVVADGMGTGGHAAAVALAAFLATELEGEPLGALDAAVARAQRAVESLHGGLVTSTTLTAAWLLDDRLAVAHIGDSRACVLRDGELIRLTSDHTEVQSLIDEGSLTEEEARSDPRRNLLNRALAEEGPGEADVFVVPVRDGDRIVLTTDGVHAVLEPERLHALLGSGTPQESVDAVAAAVEEAGAPDNYSVVVADLA encoded by the coding sequence ATGGAGCGGATGACCATCGGCGACTTCGCCCGGGAGGCCGGGCTGACGCCCAAGGCACTGCGCCTGTACGACGAGATGGGTCTGATCGTGCCCGCAGACGTGGATGCGGTCAGCGGCTACCGGTACTACGGAGACGACCAGCTCGAGCGGGCCCGGCTGGTCTCGCGGCTGCGCCTGGTCGGGATGCCCCTGGCGCGGATCCACAGGGTCGCCGACCTCCCGCGGGAGTCGGCGGCGGCCGAGGTGGCGTCGTACTGGCGCCAGGTCGAGGCCGACACCCGCACGCGTCGGGCCCGGGTGCACGCCTTCGTCGCCGAGATGAGAGCGAAGGAGACACACATGAGCGGGATCTCGACCCAGCGGTGCGAGGTGGCCAGCCGACTCGAGCAGGGGCACCGAACCGAGCAGCGGGACGCCACCCACGCCGGAGAGCGGCTGTGGGTGGTCGCGGACGGCATGGGGACGGGCGGTCACGCTGCCGCCGTGGCGCTGGCTGCCTTCTTGGCGACCGAGCTGGAGGGGGAGCCGTTGGGTGCGCTCGACGCGGCGGTGGCGCGGGCCCAGCGCGCCGTGGAGTCCCTGCACGGAGGTCTCGTCACGTCCACGACGCTGACGGCCGCGTGGCTGCTCGACGACCGGCTGGCGGTGGCCCACATCGGGGACTCGCGGGCGTGCGTGCTGCGCGACGGCGAGCTGATCCGGCTGACCTCGGACCACACCGAGGTGCAGAGCCTGATCGACGAGGGCTCGCTCACCGAGGAGGAGGCGCGCAGCGATCCGCGGCGCAACCTGCTCAACCGGGCCCTCGCCGAGGAAGGTCCGGGGGAGGCGGACGTGTTCGTCGTTCCGGTGCGCGACGGTGACCGGATCGTGCTCACCACCGACGGGGTGCACGCCGTGCTCGAGCCCGAGCGACTGCACGCCCTCCTGGGCAGCGGGACGCCGCAGGAGTCGGTGGACGCCGTCGCGGCCGCGGTCGAGGAGGCGGGCGCGCCGGACAACTACTCGGTCGTGGTCGCCGACCTCGCCTGA
- the mctP gene encoding monocarboxylate uptake permease MctP yields MSAVAVTVLVFLFLVVTILGFAAARWRRADLDSLDEWGLGGRGFGTFVAWFLIGGDLYTAYTFIAVPATLYAGSVTGFFAVPYTIVAYPIIFVFLPRLWSVSHRHGYVTPADFVHGRYGSKTLGLAIAVTGILATAPYIALQLVGIQSVLQVAGFGGSGNWFLKDLPLFIAFAVLAAYTYSSGLRAPALIAFVKDVLIYVVIIVAVIYLPHKLGGWGHIFSTADASFTKFNGDNASAIASGQAAGKGLMPPPTLHWAYASLALGSALALFMYPHSVTGVLSTRNRGVIRRNAALLPAYSFLLGLLALLGFIAVAAGVTVSGNPPNPQLAVPQLFENEFPAWFAGVGYAAIAIGALVPAAIMSIAAANLFTRNIYRAYLRPDATPAEEAQVSKIASLVVKVGALVFVLALSKSFAINLQLLGGVWILQTFPAIVVGLYTRWFHRWGVLAGWAAGMAYGTVVAYRQASPVQAHFGSPLALFPGTSTKVYIAATAFLINLLVTIVLTVVLRAAKVDPGVDQTTEADYTADVDDEGVAAEVDPHAPAHA; encoded by the coding sequence ATGAGCGCCGTCGCCGTCACCGTCCTGGTCTTCCTGTTCCTGGTCGTCACGATCCTGGGCTTCGCCGCTGCCCGCTGGCGCCGGGCCGACCTCGACAGCCTCGACGAGTGGGGGCTGGGCGGGCGGGGCTTCGGCACCTTCGTCGCGTGGTTCCTGATCGGTGGCGACCTCTACACGGCGTACACCTTCATCGCCGTCCCCGCGACGTTGTACGCCGGCAGCGTGACCGGCTTCTTCGCCGTCCCCTACACGATCGTCGCCTACCCGATCATCTTCGTGTTCCTGCCGCGGCTCTGGTCGGTCTCCCACCGGCACGGATACGTCACGCCGGCCGACTTCGTGCACGGCCGCTACGGGTCCAAGACCCTGGGGCTGGCGATCGCCGTGACCGGCATCCTGGCCACCGCGCCGTACATCGCCCTCCAGCTGGTCGGCATCCAGTCGGTGCTCCAGGTCGCCGGGTTCGGCGGCAGCGGGAACTGGTTCCTCAAGGACCTCCCGCTGTTCATCGCCTTCGCCGTGCTCGCGGCGTACACCTACTCCTCGGGGCTGCGGGCACCGGCGCTGATCGCGTTCGTCAAGGACGTCCTGATCTACGTCGTGATCATCGTCGCGGTGATCTACCTGCCCCACAAGCTCGGCGGATGGGGCCACATCTTCAGCACCGCCGACGCCTCCTTCACGAAGTTCAACGGCGACAACGCCTCCGCGATCGCCTCCGGCCAGGCCGCCGGCAAGGGACTGATGCCGCCGCCGACACTGCACTGGGCCTACGCCTCGCTGGCCCTCGGCTCGGCCCTGGCCCTGTTCATGTACCCCCACTCCGTGACCGGCGTCCTGTCGACGCGCAACCGGGGCGTGATCCGCCGAAACGCGGCCCTGCTCCCGGCGTACTCCTTCCTGCTCGGGCTCCTGGCCCTGCTCGGCTTCATCGCCGTCGCCGCCGGCGTGACCGTGTCCGGCAACCCGCCCAACCCCCAGCTCGCGGTGCCGCAGTTGTTCGAGAACGAGTTCCCCGCGTGGTTCGCCGGGGTCGGCTACGCCGCGATCGCGATCGGGGCGCTGGTGCCGGCCGCGATCATGTCGATCGCGGCGGCCAACCTGTTCACCCGCAACATCTACCGGGCCTACCTCCGGCCCGACGCCACCCCGGCCGAGGAGGCGCAGGTCAGCAAGATCGCCTCGCTCGTCGTCAAGGTCGGCGCGCTGGTCTTCGTGCTGGCGCTGTCGAAGTCGTTCGCGATCAACCTGCAGCTGCTGGGCGGCGTCTGGATCCTCCAGACCTTCCCCGCGATCGTGGTCGGGCTCTACACGCGGTGGTTCCATCGGTGGGGCGTGCTGGCCGGCTGGGCCGCGGGGATGGCCTACGGGACGGTGGTCGCCTACCGGCAGGCCTCCCCGGTGCAGGCGCACTTCGGCAGCCCGCTGGCCCTCTTCCCCGGTACGTCGACCAAGGTCTACATCGCCGCGACCGCGTTCCTGATCAACCTCCTGGTGACCATCGTGCTGACGGTCGTGCTGAGGGCCGCGAAGGTCGATCCCGGCGTCGACCAGACCACGGAGGCGGACTACACCGCGGACGTCGACGACGAGGGCGTGGCGGCCGAGGTCGACCCTCACGCCCCCGCCCACGCCTAG
- a CDS encoding DUF3311 domain-containing protein: MSQDSPAPARRHPTALWAVILVVLLPAVVLPLWVPLYDKTDPTLWGFPFFYWFQFAMILMSAVLTLLAFTLSRVADRRRGGSGR; the protein is encoded by the coding sequence ATGTCCCAGGACTCACCCGCGCCCGCCCGCCGACACCCCACCGCACTGTGGGCGGTGATCCTGGTGGTCCTGCTGCCGGCCGTCGTGCTGCCGCTCTGGGTGCCGCTGTACGACAAGACGGACCCGACGCTGTGGGGCTTCCCGTTCTTCTACTGGTTCCAGTTCGCGATGATCCTGATGTCGGCGGTGCTCACCCTGCTCGCCTTCACCCTGTCCAGGGTCGCCGACCGGCGCCGTGGCGGGAGCGGCCGATGA
- a CDS encoding WhiB family transcriptional regulator, whose amino-acid sequence MDWWSQASCLKEDPELFFPVGTRGPAVLQVEEARQVCRRCLVRTQCLEWAIASGPDHGVWGGLDAEERRQLKRSRAQVS is encoded by the coding sequence GTGGACTGGTGGAGCCAGGCGTCATGCCTGAAGGAAGATCCGGAGCTGTTCTTCCCGGTGGGGACCCGAGGGCCGGCGGTCCTCCAGGTCGAGGAGGCCCGGCAGGTCTGCCGGCGCTGCCTGGTCCGCACCCAGTGCCTCGAGTGGGCCATCGCCAGTGGACCTGACCACGGCGTCTGGGGCGGGCTCGACGCCGAGGAGCGTCGTCAGCTGAAGCGGAGCCGGGCCCAGGTGAGCTGA
- a CDS encoding YciI family protein yields the protein MFAVQLSFSDDPARLDHRPAHRERLAELAADGRLLAAGPWSDESGALLVFLADDRAEVDAIIAADPYYAAPGVEVAGVHEWNPVTRHRALADL from the coding sequence ATGTTCGCCGTCCAGCTGTCCTTCTCCGACGACCCGGCCCGCCTGGACCACCGGCCCGCCCACCGTGAACGGCTGGCCGAGCTGGCCGCCGACGGGCGCCTCCTGGCGGCCGGACCCTGGTCCGACGAGTCGGGCGCCCTGCTGGTGTTCCTGGCGGACGACCGCGCGGAGGTCGACGCGATCATCGCCGCCGACCCCTACTACGCGGCGCCCGGCGTCGAGGTGGCGGGGGTGCACGAGTGGAACCCGGTGACCCGGCACCGGGCGCTCGCCGACCTGTGA
- a CDS encoding DUF1992 domain-containing protein: MGDSESLDRTPERDERTGRAAAAQRIQRQDRWVDLQIQEAMKRGDFDNLPGAGKPIEGLGAQHDPDWWIKKLVEREKISVLPPALQLRKDDAELDAALDRHTAESEVRRLLEDFNARVLHARYTPVDGPPLVTMPRDVDAEVDAWRERRLARRRAAEADRARAAAELARPAPAPAPRRRWFRRSR, from the coding sequence ATGGGTGACTCGGAGTCCCTCGACCGCACACCGGAGCGCGACGAGCGCACCGGGCGGGCCGCCGCGGCCCAGCGGATCCAGCGCCAGGACCGGTGGGTCGACCTCCAGATCCAGGAGGCGATGAAGCGCGGGGACTTCGACAACCTGCCCGGCGCCGGCAAGCCGATCGAGGGCCTCGGCGCCCAGCACGACCCCGACTGGTGGATCAAGAAGCTGGTCGAGCGCGAGAAGATCAGCGTCCTCCCGCCCGCCCTCCAGCTCCGCAAGGACGACGCCGAGCTCGACGCGGCGCTCGACCGTCACACCGCCGAGTCCGAGGTCCGGCGCCTGCTCGAGGACTTCAACGCCCGGGTCCTGCACGCGCGCTACACGCCGGTCGACGGCCCTCCGCTGGTCACGATGCCCCGCGACGTCGACGCCGAGGTGGACGCCTGGCGCGAACGCCGCCTGGCTCGCCGCCGTGCCGCAGAGGCCGATCGGGCGCGGGCCGCCGCCGAGCTGGCCCGCCCCGCCCCCGCGCCGGCCCCGCGCCGTCGCTGGTTCCGCCGCAGCCGCTGA
- a CDS encoding TspO/MBR family protein gives MDLKRLTFAVAPVVAAAGLGGLASRDAADTYGRLRRPGWAPPASAFGPVWSGLYAATAAAGWLMYPHASARTKALHLTQLALNGAWPGTFFGIRDKRSSLVVIAALDTVLATEILALRRETPAAAALLTPYLAWTGFATALNAAVSEPV, from the coding sequence ATGGACCTCAAACGCCTGACCTTCGCCGTGGCCCCCGTCGTCGCCGCGGCCGGACTGGGCGGGCTGGCCTCGCGGGACGCGGCGGACACCTACGGGCGGCTGCGCAGGCCGGGCTGGGCGCCACCGGCGTCGGCGTTCGGCCCGGTGTGGTCGGGGCTGTACGCCGCCACGGCGGCCGCGGGCTGGCTGATGTACCCGCACGCCTCCGCCCGCACCAAGGCGCTCCACCTCACCCAGCTCGCCCTGAACGGCGCATGGCCGGGGACCTTCTTCGGGATCCGTGACAAGCGGAGCTCGCTGGTGGTGATCGCCGCCCTCGACACCGTGCTCGCGACCGAGATCCTCGCCCTGAGGCGCGAGACCCCGGCCGCTGCCGCCCTCCTCACGCCGTACCTCGCCTGGACGGGTTTCGCCACTGCCCTCAACGCCGCCGTCAGCGAACCTGTCTGA
- a CDS encoding nitroreductase family protein produces the protein MEFQDVVRRRRMIRDYTDEPVDPAFLDRALANAVRAPSAGFSQGWAFLVLEDRADIDRFWSVTTSPGELPDSWLAGMRTAPVLIVPCSSKAAYLSRYAEADKGWTDEDEARWPVPFWHMDAAMASLLILQTAVDEGLGACFFGIPPEHDRAFRREFGIPDDFDPVGAISLGHRTTDEAPSGSPTARRRKPLADVVHRGSWGSRG, from the coding sequence ATGGAGTTCCAGGACGTCGTACGACGGCGACGGATGATCCGTGACTACACCGACGAGCCGGTCGACCCCGCCTTCCTCGACCGCGCGCTGGCCAACGCGGTGCGCGCTCCGAGCGCGGGCTTCAGCCAGGGCTGGGCGTTCCTCGTCCTCGAGGATCGCGCCGACATCGACCGGTTCTGGTCGGTCACCACGAGCCCCGGCGAGCTGCCGGACAGCTGGCTGGCGGGCATGCGGACTGCGCCGGTGCTGATCGTGCCGTGCTCGAGCAAGGCGGCGTACCTCAGTCGCTACGCCGAGGCCGACAAGGGCTGGACCGACGAGGACGAGGCCCGCTGGCCGGTGCCGTTCTGGCACATGGACGCCGCGATGGCGAGCCTGCTGATCCTCCAGACCGCGGTCGACGAGGGGCTCGGCGCCTGCTTCTTCGGGATCCCGCCCGAGCACGACCGCGCATTTCGCCGGGAGTTCGGCATCCCCGACGACTTCGACCCCGTCGGCGCGATCAGCCTCGGCCACCGCACCACCGACGAGGCGCCGTCGGGCTCGCCGACCGCACGCCGGCGCAAGCCGCTGGCCGACGTCGTACACCGTGGATCCTGGGGCTCCCGGGGCTGA
- a CDS encoding allantoate amidohydrolase codes for MPDDFERMWAELAPIGRSAGSGGYFRQPFTAAEQELRAWFDEQAAARDLRVEEDPFGNAVAWWEPGPGGLSRLLVGSHLDSVLDGGAYDGPLGVVSSFAALDRLRARGVVPTRPVGVAAFVEEEGSRFGLACLGSRLATGATTWAVARELRDRDGTAFGDVVAGGVSDLLDGVGCYVELHVEQGRDLVDRGRAIGVASRIWPHGRYRVDIAGTANHAGTTRMEDRRDPMLTYAMTALAANKQARVTGQRATFGRLETSPNSTNSVPSAVTAWLDVRAETDAHLADLVATITRQAEERAERDGTTLTVTAESVSGATEFDADLAARIAADHAEGDWPVIATQAGHDAGILSARGFPSAMLFVRNPTGVSHSPAEHAEVADCLAGVDALAETIERLAT; via the coding sequence ATGCCTGACGACTTCGAGCGGATGTGGGCCGAGCTGGCGCCGATCGGGCGGTCCGCGGGCTCGGGTGGCTACTTCCGGCAGCCGTTCACCGCAGCCGAGCAGGAGCTCCGGGCGTGGTTCGACGAGCAGGCCGCCGCCCGCGACCTGCGGGTCGAGGAGGACCCGTTCGGCAACGCGGTCGCCTGGTGGGAGCCGGGCCCTGGCGGACTATCACGATTGCTCGTGGGTTCGCACCTGGACTCGGTGCTGGACGGAGGAGCGTACGACGGACCGCTGGGCGTGGTGTCGTCGTTCGCGGCGCTCGACCGGCTGCGCGCGCGGGGCGTCGTACCGACGCGTCCGGTCGGGGTGGCGGCGTTCGTGGAGGAGGAGGGGTCGCGGTTCGGTCTGGCCTGCCTCGGCTCGCGCCTGGCCACGGGGGCGACGACGTGGGCGGTGGCCCGGGAGCTCCGCGACCGGGACGGTACGGCGTTCGGTGACGTGGTCGCGGGCGGCGTGTCCGACCTGCTCGACGGCGTCGGCTGCTACGTGGAGCTGCACGTCGAGCAGGGACGCGACCTCGTCGACCGCGGTCGGGCGATCGGGGTGGCGAGCCGGATCTGGCCGCACGGGCGCTACCGCGTCGACATCGCCGGCACCGCCAACCACGCCGGGACGACCCGGATGGAGGACCGGCGCGACCCGATGCTCACCTACGCGATGACCGCGCTGGCAGCCAACAAGCAGGCGCGGGTGACCGGGCAACGGGCCACGTTCGGGCGGCTCGAGACCTCGCCCAACTCGACCAACTCCGTGCCCTCGGCGGTCACCGCGTGGCTGGACGTCCGCGCCGAGACCGACGCGCACCTCGCCGACCTGGTCGCGACGATCACGCGGCAGGCGGAGGAGCGCGCCGAGCGGGACGGTACGACGCTCACGGTCACCGCCGAGTCGGTCTCCGGCGCCACCGAGTTCGATGCCGACCTGGCCGCCCGGATCGCCGCCGACCACGCGGAGGGCGACTGGCCGGTGATCGCCACCCAGGCCGGGCACGACGCCGGGATCCTGTCCGCACGGGGGTTCCCCAGCGCGATGCTCTTCGTCCGCAACCCGACCGGGGTGTCGCACTCACCGGCCGAGCACGCCGAGGTGGCCGACTGCCTGGCCGGGGTCGACGCCCTGGCCGAGACCATCGAGCGGCTGGCCACATGA
- a CDS encoding formimidoylglutamate deiminase yields the protein MSDPTSYLLERAWVDGAVHDDVLVEIEDGRFSRVEVLGRDRRFSAEISAEKQRLPRSTGETSPLPGLTLPGLANCHSHAFHRALRGRTQRGSGTFWTWREQMYDVAGRLDPDSYLALAEVTFREMVAAGITTVGEFHYLHHQPDGTPYDDPNAMGRAVIEAATRAGIRLTLLDTCYLTAGIGRPPEGVQRRFSDGDVDGWGERLDSLTGDERTRIAGAYHSVRAVPRDQMRTRTASPLHIHLSEQVAENDECLAAYGLTPTQVFAEAGHLTDHNTLVHATHLTDDDVRLIGRSGAYVDFCPTTERDLGDGIGPGRALQDAGARLTLGSDSHAVIDPFEEMRALELDERLASRSRGHWTAAELLVAGTRHDSLGWDDVGRIAVGERADLVTLATDTTRTAGTGADEHTAVFAAAAEDVTQVVVDGRVVFRAADRQQLGRDLADVVGRLWS from the coding sequence ATGAGCGACCCCACGTCGTACCTCCTCGAGCGGGCCTGGGTGGACGGCGCCGTCCACGACGACGTGTTGGTGGAGATCGAGGACGGGCGGTTCTCCCGGGTGGAGGTTCTCGGCCGAGACCGACGCTTCTCGGCCGAAATTTCGGCCGAGAAGCAGCGGCTTCCCCGGTCCACCGGTGAAACCTCCCCCCTCCCCGGCCTCACCCTCCCGGGGCTGGCGAACTGCCACAGCCACGCGTTCCACCGGGCCCTGAGGGGAAGGACCCAGCGCGGGTCGGGCACGTTCTGGACCTGGCGCGAGCAGATGTACGACGTCGCCGGGCGGCTGGATCCGGACTCCTATCTCGCGCTGGCGGAGGTCACCTTCCGGGAGATGGTCGCGGCCGGGATCACCACGGTGGGGGAGTTCCACTACCTGCACCACCAACCCGACGGCACGCCGTACGACGACCCGAACGCCATGGGCCGCGCCGTCATCGAGGCCGCGACCAGGGCCGGGATCCGGCTCACCCTGCTCGACACCTGCTACCTGACCGCCGGCATCGGACGGCCGCCGGAGGGTGTGCAGCGCAGGTTCAGCGACGGCGACGTCGACGGTTGGGGCGAGCGCCTCGACAGCCTGACCGGCGACGAGCGGACCAGGATCGCCGGCGCCTACCACTCGGTGCGCGCCGTACCCCGCGACCAGATGCGCACCCGGACCGCCTCCCCGCTACACATCCACCTCTCCGAGCAGGTCGCGGAGAACGACGAGTGCCTGGCGGCCTACGGCCTGACCCCGACCCAGGTCTTCGCCGAGGCCGGCCACCTGACCGACCACAACACGCTCGTCCACGCCACCCACCTCACCGACGACGACGTCCGGCTGATCGGCCGCTCGGGGGCGTACGTCGACTTCTGTCCCACCACCGAGCGCGACCTCGGTGACGGCATCGGCCCCGGAAGGGCCCTGCAGGACGCCGGGGCGCGGCTCACCCTCGGCAGCGACAGCCATGCGGTGATCGACCCCTTCGAGGAGATGCGCGCGCTCGAGCTCGACGAGCGCCTCGCCTCCCGGAGCCGCGGCCACTGGACCGCGGCCGAGCTCCTCGTGGCCGGCACCCGCCACGACTCCCTGGGCTGGGACGACGTGGGCCGGATCGCGGTCGGTGAGCGCGCCGACCTGGTCACCCTCGCCACCGACACCACCCGCACCGCTGGCACCGGCGCCGACGAGCACACGGCGGTGTTCGCCGCCGCGGCCGAGGACGTCACCCAGGTCGTGGTCGACGGTCGGGTCGTCTTCCGGGCCGCCGACCGCCAGCAGCTCGGGCGCGACCTGGCCGACGTGGTGGGGAGACTGTGGTCATGA